In the Patescibacteria group bacterium genome, one interval contains:
- a CDS encoding Holliday junction resolvase-like protein, whose amino-acid sequence MFKTVLVFVIIVLILILIIRYLWIKNYVLKTQLKDINFRKQSQSTKYGKMTEQFLPFLDQYPFDEHNFRFIGNPIDGVQFEENEIIFIEFKTANSKMSQKQKSIKNLVDNHKVSFKEYNIK is encoded by the coding sequence ATGTTTAAAACGGTTTTAGTTTTTGTTATAATAGTCTTAATATTGATTTTGATTATTAGATATTTATGGATTAAAAATTATGTTTTGAAAACTCAACTTAAAGATATAAATTTTCGAAAACAAAGCCAATCAACAAAATACGGTAAAATGACTGAACAATTTTTACCATTTTTAGATCAATATCCATTTGATGAACATAATTTTCGTTTTATTGGTAACCCTATCGACGGTGTTCAATTTGAAGAAAATGAGATTATTTTCATCGAATTTAAAACCGCGAATTCAAAAATGAGCCAAAAACAAAAATCAATTAAAAATTTAGTTGACAACCATAAAGTATCTTTTAAAGAATATAACATAAAATGA
- a CDS encoding M50 family metallopeptidase, whose protein sequence is MSIFGYHIFRLLIIPGIFVHELSHTLVAKIFGAKIKKFEFLKADGGEVAYTKPVLPLLSQPAISLAPILGSSLILYFLGSKLGFNLQSLGQNFSLIDFGNLVAPLRLNITKSVILIYLVLSLTAAMTPSKKDLTNALRGLIALIILAGLIYYFYPASNQFFGHLASIYLFAVYVVILALIISFIFWTIKKLIFLSIGKR, encoded by the coding sequence ATGTCAATTTTCGGTTACCATATATTTCGCTTATTAATAATTCCTGGAATTTTTGTCCATGAATTATCACATACCCTTGTTGCTAAAATTTTTGGAGCAAAAATTAAAAAATTTGAATTTTTAAAAGCTGACGGCGGCGAAGTCGCCTATACTAAACCGGTTTTGCCACTTTTATCACAACCTGCCATTTCTCTCGCACCGATATTAGGAAGTTCATTAATTTTGTATTTTTTAGGCTCAAAATTAGGTTTTAATCTTCAAAGTTTAGGACAAAATTTTTCCTTAATTGACTTTGGCAATCTCGTTGCCCCCCTAAGATTAAATATAACCAAAAGTGTTATTTTAATATATCTTGTCTTAAGTTTAACCGCAGCCATGACACCATCCAAAAAAGATTTAACAAACGCTTTACGGGGTTTAATTGCCTTAATAATTTTAGCTGGTTTAATCTATTATTTTTATCCAGCCTCAAATCAATTTTTTGGTCACTTAGCTTCAATATATTTATTTGCAGTTTATGTAGTGATTCTGGCGCTTATTATTAGTTTTATTTTTTGGACAATTAAAAAATTAATTTTTTTATCGATAGGCAAGCGATAA
- a CDS encoding 30S ribosomal protein S21, giving the protein MLEVRSKNREPAEKLFRRFNRSVQQSGILSLVKKKKYYKKKVSKTVRRDEAKREQMVKELRRKRKEGY; this is encoded by the coding sequence GTGTTAGAAGTTAGAAGCAAGAATCGCGAACCGGCGGAAAAGCTTTTCCGCCGATTTAATCGCTCTGTCCAACAGAGTGGTATTTTAAGTTTGGTCAAAAAGAAAAAATATTATAAAAAGAAGGTTTCTAAAACCGTGAGACGTGACGAAGCTAAACGTGAACAAATGGTAAAAGAGCTACGTCGAAAAAGAAAAGAAGGTTATTAA
- a CDS encoding translation elongation factor-like protein: MANEKKEKKVGEIIHYYTNLKVAAAKLTDTLKVSDKIHIKGHTSDFTQTLDSMQIDHKDVNEAKKGDSIGLKISDHAREGDEILKVG, translated from the coding sequence ATGGCAAACGAGAAGAAAGAAAAAAAGGTGGGGGAGATCATTCACTATTACACTAATTTGAAAGTCGCGGCGGCTAAATTAACCGATACGCTCAAGGTTAGTGATAAAATCCACATTAAAGGTCATACTTCAGATTTTACTCAAACCTTAGATTCAATGCAGATTGACCACAAAGATGTTAATGAAGCGAAAAAAGGTGATTCGATTGGACTGAAAATTTCAGATCATGCCAGAGAAGGTGACGAAATCTTAAAGGTTGGATAA
- a CDS encoding M23 family metallopeptidase encodes MKKIYIIIVIFLIIGLGTISYFGYKYWQNKPKSNNQSNTNSNSNNIQTTNPPLESKYGLVFPVDQFKKRLFKKPFGKYITSQNSPVQPERFAGFHTGVDIEYEDITTDVPVYAIADGKVVLSRTVSGYGGVFMIEIQLNGATHTVLYGHIRPSSLPKVGLKAKKSDQLAVLGTGYSLETDGERRHLHFAVLSNHRLDLRGYVQTKSELTGWIDPATLYN; translated from the coding sequence ATGAAAAAAATATATATAATAATAGTTATTTTTTTAATTATAGGTTTGGGAACAATTAGTTATTTTGGATATAAATATTGGCAAAATAAACCTAAATCAAATAATCAATCTAATACAAACTCTAATTCAAACAATATCCAAACCACCAATCCACCCTTAGAAAGCAAATATGGATTAGTGTTTCCAGTTGATCAATTTAAAAAACGCCTTTTCAAAAAACCATTTGGAAAATATATCACCTCGCAAAACTCACCGGTTCAACCAGAAAGATTTGCAGGCTTCCATACCGGCGTTGACATCGAATATGAGGATATTACTACTGACGTACCAGTTTATGCGATCGCTGATGGAAAGGTTGTTTTATCGCGAACCGTCTCCGGTTATGGAGGAGTTTTCATGATCGAAATACAGTTAAATGGAGCAACACACACAGTTTTATATGGCCATATTCGGCCAAGCTCTTTACCAAAAGTTGGCTTAAAAGCTAAAAAAAGTGATCAATTAGCAGTTTTAGGCACAGGTTATAGTTTGGAAACTGATGGGGAGAGGCGACATTTACATTTTGCTGTATTGTCTAATCACCGACTTGATTTGAGAGGATATGTTCAAACCAAATCAGAATTAACGGGTTGGATCGATCCGGCGACTCTATATAATTAA
- a CDS encoding GatB/YqeY domain-containing protein, producing MVKLLDQIEADFIQALKSKDKSLDVLRMLKSALKNAEIAKKEALNDTEILLVIQKEKKQRQDSVEEFTKGNRLELVAKEKFEISILEKYLPKGLNEAELTKIIDAAISETGAKSKSEMGKVMSKVMPQITGRATGEQVSKIVNSKLA from the coding sequence ATGGTTAAATTATTAGATCAAATTGAAGCAGATTTTATCCAAGCCTTAAAATCAAAAGATAAAAGCCTGGATGTTTTAAGAATGTTAAAAAGCGCTCTTAAAAATGCTGAAATTGCTAAAAAAGAAGCCTTAAATGATACTGAAATTTTATTGGTGATTCAAAAAGAAAAAAAGCAGCGTCAAGACTCAGTTGAGGAATTTACTAAAGGCAATCGGTTAGAGTTAGTCGCCAAAGAAAAATTTGAAATCTCAATTTTAGAAAAATATTTACCAAAAGGCCTAAATGAAGCCGAATTAACCAAAATTATTGATGCCGCAATTTCAGAAACTGGCGCAAAATCAAAATCAGAAATGGGTAAAGTAATGTCAAAAGTTATGCCACAAATTACTGGTCGTGCCACCGGGGAACAAGTTTCTAAAATAGTTAATTCGAAACTTGCGTGA
- the ybeY gene encoding rRNA maturation RNase YbeY, giving the protein MEKTFLIFINQTRNINLNQYQSQFEEILEKILKPLKLANNLEISVTFVTKSAIKKINLEHLGKNITTDVLSFKSEIPLRSSKVLADIFICPPKAKINAQKAAISEKREILQLFIHALMHISDLDHEKPQMKEKWDLIFKKLTNIIEEK; this is encoded by the coding sequence ATGGAAAAAACTTTTTTGATTTTTATTAATCAAACTCGCAATATAAATTTAAATCAATATCAATCACAATTTGAAGAAATTCTCGAAAAAATTCTCAAACCGCTTAAATTAGCTAATAATCTTGAAATTTCAGTCACTTTTGTCACCAAATCTGCGATTAAAAAAATAAATCTTGAACATTTAGGTAAAAACATTACTACCGATGTTTTGAGCTTTAAAAGTGAAATTCCCCTAAGATCATCTAAGGTTTTAGCGGATATCTTTATTTGCCCCCCTAAAGCTAAAATAAATGCCCAGAAAGCGGCAATTTCCGAAAAACGTGAAATTCTTCAGTTATTTATACATGCCCTAATGCATATTTCAGATTTAGATCATGAAAAACCTCAAATGAAAGAAAAATGGGATTTGATTTTTAAAAAATTGACGAATATAATAGAAGAGAAATAG
- a CDS encoding YCF48-related protein: MGQFGFFGYIVLKPQKPAKATDLNVNPNFWNRSDMDFGTKTGGVLGATKFTGVSNNNFYSTSITNTTDTTELQVSKTITETLNGSWNYPGGDWVIIVGDSGKIIKSTDQGSTWASKTSGTANALYGVSASTSVLAFAVGASTTIQKSTNSWETWVSSNTGAPAKDYYAVHVYSATAAVAVGADGTIIKTTDSGANWVQKGGGVTAAHLRGVTTADGTNFFAVGDGGVIVRSADVGETWGIVGGEVTTNNLRATRAFNTTNAWAVGDAGTILYSSNNGANWSAKTSGTTENLYCVYAPEATRVRFGGTNGTFLFTDNTGTSFTVNQSPGMNGIIRTINGRFRTKYIAVGDSGTMRIYKSEGATPATDSRWSTVLFEDTSHDLKMPLVGFIKLKLSGFLANEYAEVRVMGYTNNTSQEAITPINLLGGISFKIYTDKIMMGDFAIARDVGKTQVTIDSQNYMFDEIYFNAQRHATVREGFLLINSKETLGQQAGSSTSSVDYKNRIEITINSNAGKVQLDRLSLAGPTAPASKKSLSDSFPDTDNLQALSNVELTQASASPFTKNPANPILPAGGVATNYLYSGIRSGNTFQGWGGHYGTSNGPYAWYRFSGTYPITGQLTMDGTPFIDTGNIRNREFADPNIFLDDDGLYKMIFNIYACYNDRVYANDDYGGVALAIGGTSPTDTFDIYPNAQDPLLLMSRRGNLNPLGELPDSVAITKTTGLNANEKYMMYGQSKLDVAGSMTNREMVTYTGATPYNVTTWPTGNVPLPTFLFSMEQVQIIQRDIDDYILVGGQSGSTGNPYVVRSRSPYWWEPGLFYPMTGAGGSWESNKVWFHFMIPNEESGIFDLFYRATDVAANGNTGTATARLDGFEWMSLSAGQASGSMNTVEIVKPATGWNELNLNLDQVGGGDNIKAEVLDAAGNPIAGFTQAEADAITTPGTSVKASWNGNTSLKSITGNIKLKFYFTKAVNAPRLYQYKLYPGTNPTLTSLKAENRTNPAGTSLTPTLSWTFQDADTSDTQDAYQVILASTQANINNNVGDLWDSAKTTSANSSAIAPVTLSNETVYWWKIRTWDQNDNASDWSLAQTFATTKAGPSTVTEIVDNYITNNINVPYSIIRYLPASLTSTSKDTIALQEEIDKLKAEICPGSAADCSGLTQVGEKIINKPFGVSSNIAYPWMILSLILNLTWILRILITRTQPFIP, translated from the coding sequence ATGGGACAGTTTGGATTTTTTGGTTATATAGTTCTCAAACCACAAAAACCAGCCAAGGCAACCGATCTAAATGTTAATCCTAATTTTTGGAATCGGTCGGACATGGATTTTGGGACTAAGACGGGTGGGGTTTTGGGCGCCACCAAATTTACCGGAGTGAGCAATAATAATTTTTATAGTACCTCCATTACTAATACTACTGATACCACCGAACTTCAGGTTTCCAAGACCATTACAGAAACTCTTAACGGTAGCTGGAATTATCCTGGTGGCGATTGGGTGATAATCGTTGGCGATTCAGGAAAAATTATCAAATCGACAGATCAAGGATCAACCTGGGCAAGTAAAACTAGCGGCACCGCCAATGCTCTTTATGGAGTGAGTGCTTCTACTAGTGTGCTTGCTTTTGCGGTTGGCGCCTCAACGACTATTCAAAAATCAACCAACAGTTGGGAAACCTGGGTTTCAAGCAATACTGGCGCGCCGGCCAAAGATTATTATGCAGTTCATGTTTATTCAGCTACTGCCGCCGTGGCGGTTGGAGCAGACGGCACGATTATTAAAACGACGGATTCTGGCGCCAACTGGGTACAAAAAGGCGGTGGGGTGACCGCCGCTCATCTTCGCGGAGTAACCACCGCAGACGGCACGAACTTTTTTGCGGTTGGCGACGGTGGCGTGATTGTTAGATCTGCGGATGTGGGAGAAACTTGGGGAATAGTTGGCGGAGAGGTAACAACCAATAATTTAAGAGCCACTCGGGCTTTTAACACTACCAATGCCTGGGCGGTTGGAGACGCTGGCACAATCCTCTATAGCAGCAACAATGGCGCTAACTGGTCTGCGAAAACGTCCGGTACCACTGAAAATCTCTATTGCGTTTATGCTCCAGAAGCGACACGCGTTCGATTTGGAGGTACCAACGGCACTTTTTTATTTACTGATAATACGGGCACTTCTTTTACTGTTAATCAAAGCCCGGGAATGAATGGCATTATTAGGACAATCAACGGCAGATTTAGAACCAAATATATCGCTGTCGGCGATAGCGGAACGATGAGGATATATAAATCTGAAGGAGCCACTCCGGCCACAGACAGCCGTTGGTCCACCGTGCTTTTCGAAGACACCAGCCACGATTTAAAGATGCCTTTGGTTGGTTTTATTAAACTCAAATTAAGCGGGTTTTTGGCCAATGAATATGCCGAAGTTCGGGTGATGGGTTACACTAATAACACTTCCCAAGAAGCCATTACCCCTATTAATTTACTCGGAGGAATCTCTTTTAAGATTTATACTGACAAGATAATGATGGGTGATTTTGCCATCGCCAGGGATGTCGGCAAAACACAGGTGACTATTGACAGCCAAAACTATATGTTTGACGAAATCTATTTTAACGCCCAGCGCCATGCTACTGTTAGAGAAGGATTTTTATTGATAAATTCAAAAGAAACTTTGGGCCAACAGGCAGGAAGTAGCACTTCATCCGTTGATTACAAAAATAGGATTGAGATTACGATTAATAGCAATGCCGGCAAGGTTCAGCTTGACCGGTTGTCTTTAGCGGGGCCGACCGCCCCGGCCAGCAAAAAATCACTTTCTGATTCTTTCCCTGATACTGATAATTTGCAAGCTCTTAGTAATGTCGAATTAACCCAAGCTTCAGCTAGCCCTTTTACCAAAAACCCCGCTAATCCGATTTTACCAGCCGGAGGCGTTGCCACTAATTATTTATATAGCGGTATTAGAAGCGGCAATACTTTTCAAGGATGGGGTGGACATTATGGCACTTCAAATGGGCCATACGCCTGGTATCGTTTTTCGGGTACTTATCCGATCACGGGGCAGTTGACGATGGACGGCACGCCCTTTATCGACACCGGAAATATAAGAAACCGAGAATTTGCCGACCCGAACATATTTTTGGATGATGACGGTTTATATAAAATGATTTTTAATATTTATGCTTGTTATAACGACCGGGTGTATGCCAACGACGATTACGGGGGGGTGGCACTGGCGATTGGCGGCACCAGTCCGACTGATACTTTTGATATTTATCCCAATGCTCAAGATCCGCTTTTACTAATGAGCAGAAGAGGCAATCTTAATCCGTTGGGAGAACTGCCCGATTCGGTAGCCATCACAAAAACAACCGGCTTAAACGCTAATGAAAAATATATGATGTATGGCCAATCAAAGCTTGATGTCGCGGGCTCGATGACTAACCGCGAAATGGTTACCTATACCGGTGCTACTCCTTATAATGTTACGACTTGGCCAACCGGCAATGTGCCTTTGCCGACCTTTTTGTTTTCAATGGAGCAAGTTCAAATAATACAGCGGGATATTGATGACTATATTTTAGTTGGCGGACAATCCGGTTCTACCGGTAATCCGTATGTGGTGCGTTCTCGCAGCCCTTATTGGTGGGAGCCAGGCCTGTTTTATCCGATGACTGGCGCCGGTGGCAGTTGGGAATCAAATAAGGTTTGGTTCCACTTTATGATTCCTAACGAAGAAAGCGGAATTTTTGATTTGTTTTATCGGGCTACGGACGTCGCTGCTAATGGTAACACCGGCACTGCCACTGCCCGTCTCGATGGTTTCGAATGGATGAGTTTATCGGCGGGCCAGGCCTCCGGCTCGATGAACACCGTAGAAATTGTCAAACCAGCCACCGGCTGGAATGAACTTAACCTTAATCTAGATCAAGTAGGCGGTGGCGATAACATTAAAGCCGAGGTTTTAGATGCCGCTGGCAATCCCATTGCCGGCTTTACTCAAGCTGAAGCTGATGCCATCACCACTCCCGGCACGTCGGTCAAAGCCAGCTGGAACGGCAATACCTCGCTTAAATCCATTACTGGCAACATCAAACTCAAGTTCTATTTCACCAAAGCCGTGAATGCCCCTCGTCTTTACCAATATAAATTATATCCCGGCACAAATCCGACCCTAACCTCTCTAAAAGCTGAAAATCGTACCAATCCGGCCGGTACTTCCTTAACTCCCACACTTTCTTGGACATTTCAAGATGCTGATACCAGTGATACGCAAGACGCATATCAAGTAATATTAGCCTCGACACAAGCTAATATTAATAATAATGTGGGCGATCTTTGGGATTCTGCAAAAACTACCAGCGCCAATAGTTCTGCCATTGCCCCGGTGACACTATCCAATGAAACTGTTTATTGGTGGAAAATTCGAACCTGGGATCAAAATGATAATGCCAGTGATTGGTCGCTGGCGCAAACCTTTGCCACCACCAAAGCTGGACCATCAACTGTAACTGAAATTGTTGATAATTATATTACCAATAATATTAATGTCCCATATTCGATTATTAGATATTTACCAGCATCGCTCACTTCAACCTCAAAAGATACTATTGCCCTACAAGAAGAAATCGATAAGCTCAAAGCTGAAATTTGTCCCGGTTCAGCGGCGGATTGTTCTGGCCTAACTCAGGTAGGAGAAAAAATCATTAATAAACCTTTTGGGGTATCTTCAAATATCGCTTATCCGTGGATGATTTTATCTTTAATTTTAAATTTAACCTGGATTTTAAGAATTTTAATTACGCGCACCCAACCCTTTATCCCTTAA
- a CDS encoding HIT domain-containing protein — translation MDNLPDPGPEKCIFCQIAANKSPAEVEYSDQNVVGFWDIHAHAPVHILIIPRKHISSIEDVKEEDWPIVSQMFKAAREIAHKKNLHNNGYRLVVNYGINAGAMVDHLHLHLLGGKNLGPIA, via the coding sequence ATGGATAATTTACCAGATCCTGGTCCTGAAAAATGTATTTTTTGCCAAATTGCCGCCAATAAAAGTCCGGCTGAAGTTGAATATTCTGACCAAAATGTGGTTGGTTTTTGGGATATTCATGCCCATGCTCCTGTGCATATTCTAATTATTCCCAGAAAACACATTTCTTCGATTGAAGATGTTAAAGAAGAGGATTGGCCAATTGTCTCCCAAATGTTTAAAGCCGCCCGAGAAATTGCGCACAAGAAAAATCTACACAATAACGGGTATCGCTTGGTGGTTAATTATGGTATTAACGCGGGCGCTATGGTGGACCATTTGCATTTACACTTATTGGGTGGCAAGAATTTGGGGCCAATCGCTTGA
- a CDS encoding CapA family protein produces the protein MKNNAKYLLLLIFLAVISFIVWDKSQSTSLNQVENKTFLKKIDKIYLEPALDSQFKPHIKLFYEDNKVQYSLISDKNMAEMAIISQKDNFSLDKIEEITKNYHPTYIKKNYNTWEAETKTIYFYSKTANTHQKKLLDYLKHQTAKENWTMAAGGDIMLARHVGKKMLEASNWNLPFLKIKNLFYSADVAFANLESPFAEGGQKIFEGMVFGADPKAVSGLKYAGFDVLSLANNHFGNQGKKGMNYTMDFLTENQINYSGAGTNLTKARRPTLIDVNGSKIAFLSYEGVDSTPQNYVADATSSGFAKWNLNTLALDIKNAKNEKAEFIIVSMHAGTEYKYLPRDDQKDFARKTIDLGADLVIGHHPHRIQTFENYHGKMIFYSLGNLVFDQMWSEQTKQGMVIKFEFVSNQIKSFQIIPVYIENYQQPRFCSQNEAEQILNNILPDSKL, from the coding sequence ATGAAAAATAATGCCAAATATCTTTTATTATTAATTTTTTTAGCAGTTATTTCTTTTATTGTTTGGGATAAAAGCCAATCGACCTCATTAAATCAAGTCGAAAATAAAACTTTCTTAAAAAAAATTGATAAGATTTATCTCGAACCTGCTCTCGATAGCCAATTTAAGCCGCATATAAAATTATTTTATGAGGACAATAAAGTCCAATATTCTTTAATTTCCGATAAAAATATGGCAGAAATGGCAATTATTTCCCAAAAGGATAATTTTAGTTTAGATAAAATCGAAGAAATTACCAAAAATTATCACCCAACGTATATTAAAAAAAATTATAATACTTGGGAAGCTGAAACTAAAACTATTTATTTCTATTCAAAAACTGCTAATACTCACCAAAAAAAATTATTAGATTATCTTAAACATCAAACCGCTAAGGAAAATTGGACAATGGCTGCTGGTGGAGATATTATGCTTGCGCGTCATGTTGGCAAAAAAATGCTCGAAGCTTCTAATTGGAATTTACCGTTTTTGAAAATTAAAAATCTTTTTTATTCAGCCGATGTCGCTTTTGCAAATTTAGAATCTCCATTTGCTGAAGGAGGACAAAAAATCTTTGAAGGCATGGTTTTTGGAGCCGATCCTAAGGCTGTTTCAGGCTTAAAATATGCCGGCTTTGACGTCTTGTCATTGGCTAATAATCATTTTGGAAATCAAGGCAAAAAAGGTATGAACTACACCATGGATTTTTTGACTGAAAATCAAATTAATTATTCTGGAGCGGGTACAAACCTGACTAAAGCCCGAAGACCCACCTTAATTGACGTTAACGGCTCCAAAATAGCTTTTTTAAGTTATGAAGGGGTAGATTCAACCCCCCAAAATTACGTTGCCGATGCGACTTCCTCGGGTTTTGCCAAATGGAATTTAAACACATTGGCTCTGGATATTAAAAATGCCAAAAATGAAAAAGCTGAATTTATTATCGTCTCCATGCATGCCGGAACAGAATATAAATATTTACCGCGCGACGACCAAAAAGATTTTGCCCGAAAAACCATTGATCTTGGCGCAGATTTAGTGATTGGACATCACCCGCATCGCATACAAACTTTTGAAAATTATCATGGTAAAATGATTTTTTACAGTTTGGGTAATTTAGTTTTTGACCAAATGTGGTCAGAACAAACAAAACAGGGCATGGTAATTAAATTTGAGTTTGTTTCGAATCAAATAAAATCATTTCAAATAATTCCGGTGTATATTGAGAATTATCAACAACCCAGATTTTGTTCGCAAAATGAAGCCGAACAAATTTTGAATAATATTCTCCCTGATTCTAAGCTTTAA
- a CDS encoding lytic transglycosylase domain-containing protein, with the protein MFKTIKVSLIALMVVSTLGASVSAKPQNDTLKIHFAIDPKNPNALVTKAQAAESIKLAIDRKSAYVLAVSKPNYKINIAVGESNDAQELRLAKTQRQTKQIVASRPVVTSVKPGPGGFDALYQAAGARFGVPWQVLAAVHSVESGQSGDTSRSSYAGATGPMQFLPSTFRAYAVDGNSDGVASIYSVADAIFSAANYISANMRTSGSVAGALWHYNHSSAYVNKVLAIAKSFGY; encoded by the coding sequence ATGTTTAAAACCATCAAAGTGTCTTTAATCGCCTTAATGGTGGTTAGCACTTTAGGGGCCTCAGTTTCAGCCAAACCCCAAAATGACACCTTAAAAATTCACTTTGCGATTGACCCTAAAAATCCTAACGCTTTAGTTACTAAAGCTCAAGCGGCTGAGAGCATTAAATTAGCTATCGACCGCAAATCTGCTTATGTGTTAGCGGTTAGTAAACCAAACTACAAAATTAACATTGCCGTTGGTGAATCTAACGATGCTCAAGAGCTTCGATTAGCCAAAACCCAACGACAAACCAAACAAATCGTCGCTTCTCGACCGGTTGTCACTTCTGTAAAACCTGGTCCTGGTGGCTTTGATGCTTTGTATCAAGCGGCTGGCGCACGATTCGGTGTTCCCTGGCAAGTATTAGCTGCGGTTCACTCTGTTGAATCTGGCCAATCTGGCGATACTTCTCGCTCTTCTTATGCGGGTGCGACTGGCCCGATGCAGTTCTTACCTTCAACTTTTAGAGCTTACGCGGTTGACGGTAACAGTGACGGGGTCGCTTCAATTTACTCTGTCGCCGACGCGATCTTCTCTGCGGCTAACTATATTTCTGCCAACATGAGAACCTCAGGATCTGTGGCTGGTGCTTTATGGCACTATAACCACTCTTCTGCATATGTTAATAAGGTTTTAGCCATCGCAAAAAGTTTCGGATACTAA
- a CDS encoding replication-associated recombination protein A, giving the protein MSDLFDEQYAQNLKAQAPLADRIRPTKLSEFVGQKHFLAKDKPFRQLLQKGQINSLILWGPPGSGKTTLARLIARFTKSHFFEFSAVNAGVKDVKKIVAEAQERLKFRQQRTILFVDEIHRFNKAQQDAFLPWVENGTIILIGATTENPSFEVISPLLSRLQVIVLKPLSEIDLKIILKRAIKSQVGLKNYSVIINNSILNFLAKQTGGDARSALNALEIATIAKKPDSRGMRNLDLNDITQALQKRMLNYDKKGDFHYDTISALIKSIRGSDPDAALFWLAKMIEAGDDPKFIARRLIILASEDIGNADPIALIVATSAAEAVNFVGLPEAQLNLAQAVTYLAQAPKSNASYLGLLAAIGDVKNHPEISVPLHLRNAATELMKSLEYGKNYKYAHNFPEHYVSQDYLPRELKNKVYYQPADIGYEAKIKARLDDFKNKKSFLN; this is encoded by the coding sequence ATGTCTGATCTCTTTGATGAACAATATGCTCAAAACTTAAAAGCCCAAGCCCCTTTAGCTGATCGAATTCGACCGACTAAACTTTCCGAATTTGTCGGACAAAAACATTTTTTAGCCAAAGATAAACCATTTCGCCAATTATTACAAAAGGGTCAAATTAATTCATTAATTTTATGGGGACCGCCAGGTTCTGGTAAAACTACTTTAGCTCGTTTAATTGCTAGATTCACCAAATCTCATTTTTTTGAATTTTCAGCTGTAAATGCCGGCGTTAAAGATGTCAAAAAGATTGTTGCGGAAGCTCAAGAAAGATTAAAATTTCGCCAACAACGAACTATTTTATTTGTAGATGAAATTCATCGCTTTAATAAAGCTCAGCAAGATGCGTTTTTGCCCTGGGTTGAAAATGGCACTATTATTTTAATTGGCGCCACGACCGAAAATCCATCTTTTGAAGTAATCTCGCCACTTCTCTCGCGATTACAAGTGATAGTCTTAAAGCCACTTTCAGAAATTGATCTTAAAATTATTTTAAAAAGAGCCATCAAAAGCCAAGTTGGTTTAAAAAATTATTCAGTAATAATTAATAACTCGATTCTTAATTTTTTAGCCAAACAGACAGGTGGTGACGCCCGTTCCGCCTTAAATGCCCTTGAGATAGCCACGATAGCTAAAAAACCAGATTCTCGGGGGATGCGCAATTTAGATTTAAATGATATTACCCAAGCTTTACAAAAACGAATGCTAAATTATGATAAAAAGGGTGATTTTCATTATGATACTATTTCGGCTTTAATTAAAAGTATTCGTGGGTCAGATCCTGATGCGGCTTTATTTTGGTTGGCAAAAATGATCGAAGCCGGAGATGATCCAAAATTTATTGCCCGAAGATTAATTATTTTAGCTTCAGAGGATATTGGCAATGCTGATCCAATCGCTCTAATAGTTGCGACTTCTGCAGCCGAGGCTGTAAATTTTGTGGGACTTCCCGAGGCACAACTCAATTTAGCCCAAGCCGTGACATATTTAGCTCAAGCTCCTAAAAGCAATGCTTCGTATTTAGGTTTATTAGCAGCCATTGGTGATGTTAAAAATCATCCAGAAATTTCCGTACCTTTGCATTTGCGCAACGCCGCCACGGAATTAATGAAAAGTTTAGAATATGGCAAAAATTATAAATATGCTCACAATTTTCCCGAACATTATGTTTCTCAGGATTATTTACCCCGAGAACTTAAAAATAAAGTATATTATCAGCCTGCCGATATTGGCTATGAAGCCAAAATTAAAGCTAGGCTTGATGATTTTAAAAATAAAAAATCATTTTTAAATTAA